One part of the Aurantibacillus circumpalustris genome encodes these proteins:
- a CDS encoding T9SS type A sorting domain-containing protein: MGKIVYTIYIVLISIKIIGQAPLDFTIHTTSASNNITCTNPTVDYFLKSNNAESITYTWMGPIPTVTGYSISINVPGTYSIFATTPSGQSQFKSVIVGLDFVYPISNLNPIIQSISCNNFSLAQVTASSTGSGVNFSHRFLSPYGGSYVTNTPTTSYVPSVPGTYTHVLVNIDNGCETTKTFVVNASSGFPTFNVSSISNFTLGCGTFSTTNISITGAATSPTPGGAVSYTIISPQTSTNIVMGNLSSITNYSIIVPGNYTLVTRDNTSLCETRVPVSVIQNTTSPDLGVLVPTHILDCYKSQVKLEAFSFTNGVSIHWQWTGSSSGTLLGDYMSVNTNTQALNTVINVYTIVALNTQNQCKTATVIPMYQNLFKPNALINSPTNKLTCASPTIVLTNQSSSSIPPSSIFSNTLPVVSYWKSPLAQNFSLSSTFIADNSGYYTLEAIDQNNGCKSSTTIPIFNEKVYPMVNNPVVPPPFCINTISTSVFVYPIITQNSQNFSYSWTGPPGAILNSVNNASCSANALGIYSVIVTNTVNGCATMAQVIVANCYTGINENNFTSTSISVYPNPSTDIFTLDYNTLEKNTSIKIYNSLGMLVTDQTLNSSYNTLDLTGQANGIYTLLIIQENKNITSVKLVKR; encoded by the coding sequence ATGGGTAAAATTGTCTATACAATTTATATCGTACTCATTTCAATCAAAATTATCGGGCAAGCCCCCCTCGATTTTACAATTCATACAACCTCTGCGTCAAATAATATAACTTGTACAAATCCGACCGTTGATTATTTTTTAAAGTCGAATAATGCCGAATCAATAACATATACCTGGATGGGTCCGATTCCAACTGTTACGGGGTATTCGATAAGCATTAATGTACCAGGAACCTATTCTATTTTTGCAACAACCCCAAGCGGTCAGTCGCAGTTTAAAAGCGTTATAGTTGGTCTTGATTTTGTTTATCCAATATCTAATTTAAATCCTATTATTCAATCAATTAGTTGCAATAACTTTTCCTTAGCTCAAGTAACAGCTTCATCTACTGGCTCTGGTGTAAATTTTAGTCATCGTTTTTTGTCACCTTACGGAGGTTCTTACGTCACAAACACACCCACAACTTCATATGTACCATCTGTTCCTGGAACTTATACGCATGTGTTAGTTAACATTGATAACGGGTGTGAAACTACTAAAACATTTGTGGTAAACGCTTCTTCAGGTTTTCCAACCTTTAATGTATCAAGTATATCTAATTTTACATTAGGATGCGGAACATTCAGTACAACTAACATTTCAATCACAGGTGCAGCAACATCACCCACGCCTGGGGGTGCTGTATCCTACACTATAATAAGCCCACAAACATCCACGAACATCGTCATGGGTAATCTTAGCTCAATAACTAATTATTCTATAATAGTTCCAGGAAACTACACCTTAGTTACAAGAGACAATACAAGTCTCTGCGAAACCCGAGTTCCAGTTTCGGTTATTCAAAACACAACATCGCCAGACCTAGGCGTTCTTGTTCCAACACATATCTTAGATTGTTATAAAAGCCAAGTTAAATTAGAAGCCTTTAGTTTTACAAATGGCGTTTCAATTCATTGGCAATGGACTGGTAGTTCTAGTGGAACTTTACTTGGCGATTACATGTCAGTTAACACGAATACCCAAGCTTTAAATACGGTGATAAATGTTTACACTATAGTTGCTTTAAACACTCAAAATCAATGTAAGACTGCTACAGTTATTCCGATGTACCAAAACCTATTTAAACCTAATGCACTTATTAACTCACCTACTAACAAACTAACCTGCGCTAGCCCAACTATTGTTTTGACAAATCAAAGTTCTAGTTCAATTCCACCGTCAAGTATTTTCTCAAACACCCTTCCAGTTGTATCCTATTGGAAAAGCCCATTAGCTCAAAATTTCTCACTGTCGTCTACCTTTATTGCTGATAACTCAGGATATTATACATTGGAAGCGATAGATCAAAATAATGGTTGTAAATCTTCTACCACTATACCCATTTTTAATGAAAAGGTTTATCCAATGGTTAATAATCCAGTCGTGCCACCTCCTTTTTGCATCAATACAATTAGCACCTCGGTATTTGTTTATCCAATAATCACTCAAAATTCACAAAACTTTTCTTATAGTTGGACAGGGCCGCCGGGTGCTATTTTAAATTCAGTAAATAACGCTTCATGTTCGGCTAATGCCTTAGGCATATACTCTGTTATAGTTACTAATACAGTTAACGGATGCGCAACTATGGCTCAAGTTATTGTAGCCAATTGTTATACTGGTATTAATGAAAACAATTTTACCTCGACTAGTATTTCTGTTTACCCTAATCCATCAACCGATATATTTACTTTAGATTATAATACTTTAGAAAAAAATACTTCTATTAAAATCTACAATTCACTTGGCATGCTTGTAACTGATCAAACCCTTAATTCTAGTTATAACACACTTGATCTTACTGGACAAGCAAATGGTATTTATACCCTGCTAATCATTCAAGAAAACAAGAACATTACTTCAGTTAAGTTAGTAAAACGCTAA
- a CDS encoding T9SS type A sorting domain-containing protein has product MKRLFKFVAIIFLYGNIDAQVPNFTITNNSGTSILTCIQTSIVLTASTAVTPPNSFHWTGPSFNITAPSVTLTQAGTYTVNALDSMNNIFGTQQITISSNTLAQSSAVLPSIQTITCNTTVGATITSNASGNVTHTFVSPFGTSVIFYSSVASYTALGPGTYSHILLDNTNGCTSISTFTLVGSGQSFPTFSVTSPQNYTLGCGTKSIAIINIINAATSPTPGGPVSYTLMPLLGSNPVPPGTSGYTVAVPGIYYAIVKDNTTNCAAQIPLSIISNTATPNISASVPKQILDCNTSQVILQGNSSTNNVSMQWSFIGTPGIVASSTIQVYTNSITSTQTLVNTFTLLVIDNNSTCNSTSIIPIYQNLFTPNAIISSGGSTVITCITPTIMLTNASATGIPNTSIFPSNLPVIGFLWVGPNPQTPLSISTLYTAAIAGIYTLTAKDLNNGCTSIATKEISGGCDLVGIQKNNSSTIAIKTFPNPGTGFFTLVIDNFIKNVNIEIFNSIGVLVKKQVLYTNEAILNINEQANGIYIIRLVQNNSVIHTSKFVKE; this is encoded by the coding sequence ATGAAAAGACTATTTAAATTTGTTGCGATAATTTTTCTATACGGAAACATCGATGCGCAAGTGCCAAACTTTACTATTACTAATAATTCTGGTACCAGTATATTAACTTGTATACAAACTTCCATAGTGCTCACAGCTTCCACGGCTGTTACTCCGCCAAATTCTTTTCATTGGACAGGGCCTTCATTTAACATTACTGCACCAAGCGTTACTCTAACACAAGCGGGCACATACACGGTGAATGCTTTAGATTCTATGAATAACATTTTTGGAACCCAACAAATTACAATCAGTTCAAATACTCTTGCTCAATCATCAGCTGTCTTGCCATCCATCCAAACAATAACTTGCAACACAACCGTTGGCGCAACGATAACTTCAAACGCTTCAGGTAATGTAACTCATACATTTGTGAGTCCTTTTGGCACTTCAGTGATTTTTTATTCTTCTGTAGCAAGTTATACAGCGCTTGGTCCTGGAACATACTCGCATATTCTTCTTGATAATACTAATGGTTGCACTAGCATATCAACATTTACCTTAGTAGGTAGTGGCCAAAGCTTTCCAACATTCAGTGTTACTAGCCCACAAAATTATACTTTAGGCTGCGGTACAAAAAGTATTGCAATTATCAATATTATTAACGCTGCAACAAGTCCTACACCAGGCGGACCTGTTTCTTATACCCTTATGCCACTTTTAGGCTCAAATCCTGTTCCACCTGGCACTTCAGGCTATACAGTAGCAGTCCCAGGTATTTATTATGCAATAGTAAAAGATAATACAACCAATTGCGCTGCACAAATCCCATTAAGTATTATTTCAAATACAGCAACTCCTAATATCAGCGCCTCGGTGCCTAAGCAAATTTTAGATTGTAATACTTCACAAGTGATATTACAAGGTAATAGTTCTACAAATAATGTATCTATGCAGTGGTCTTTTATTGGAACACCAGGCATCGTTGCTTCAAGTACTATTCAAGTATATACAAACTCTATAACTTCAACACAAACTCTTGTCAATACATTCACTTTATTAGTAATTGATAACAACAGTACATGCAATAGTACGTCCATAATTCCTATTTATCAAAACCTATTTACTCCAAATGCGATAATTTCAAGTGGAGGAAGTACAGTCATTACCTGCATCACGCCAACCATTATGCTTACCAATGCGAGTGCAACTGGCATTCCGAACACTTCCATATTTCCGTCTAACCTACCGGTTATTGGTTTTTTATGGGTAGGACCAAATCCGCAAACTCCGCTTTCGATATCAACGTTATACACCGCAGCTATTGCCGGAATATATACACTGACGGCTAAAGACCTAAATAATGGCTGTACATCGATTGCAACAAAAGAGATAAGTGGAGGTTGCGACCTTGTTGGGATTCAAAAAAACAATTCATCTACTATTGCAATAAAAACATTTCCAAATCCCGGAACAGGTTTCTTTACACTAGTTATAGATAACTTCATTAAGAATGTCAACATAGAAATTTTTAACTCAATTGGCGTTCTTGTAAAAAAACAAGTGCTTTATACAAATGAAGCAATTCTCAACATTAATGAACAAGCGAACGGTATTTACATTATTCGCTTGGTTCAAAATAATTCGGTGATACATACTTCTAAATTTGTGAAAGAGTAA
- a CDS encoding T9SS type A sorting domain-containing protein, with protein sequence MLAPNPQNLSNPTYSLNPGGFSNSNGAFAVTPNSTLSYSLYTSGQNTASVMETTSVVITVSVLSQPQAVPSVTQSNCTSTLSIVKLNLSFTPASPLPAYTISWTPIPANVSFPQQTSVTAVSPGPYNAIITAAGGCSASVNFTITPQPEPAFFTINAPSLGIVLNCFNPTLPITAAPSTNSYTWTSSTSAPLTGSIINVSSQNIGIWTVNMGNASGCTASQTFAISQNTSTPTSTLSTNLMNITCSQTITPTLSVVVTPSLNVSHYFYAPTTGIFIANSYTAIYAPGGTGTFTHCAIDNSSGCSTCKTFTVASTSSLPTYSLSSPQSFTLGCGTKSVAMINIINGATNPVGGQISYTLLAPGSSTVIAPGNLSGVNTYTAVFPGTWTAIVKDNTSGCITKTNISIISNTNPPDISVVVPSQILNCNTTSVTLKATSDSPNATYSWVPGFVASNSININAYPSSITQSLINNYTVTVTDIYNNCKSYSVIPMYQNIYPPKAKINTNGTLAINCVSPTVVLYNNSSTGIPLNTPFTTNSLIVGYLWEGPSPQIPLQVSSTYTAGTPGVYTLTAKDLNNGCTSQTVTTITDNRFYPDVSSTPGAFLLPCPGIVTIFPTVNGPLTGVTYSWTSPANATTSASNGPNLTTNTPGIYTIAVTNVTSGCVSTVTIAVYACVGIDKNNEKNKNIRIFPNPNNGEFTIITEDVQNNSFIEIYNSIGTLVHKQAIHANKTLLNRRELSSGIYVICVVENNTVIYTSKYVKE encoded by the coding sequence GTGCTGGCCCCTAACCCACAAAATCTTTCGAATCCAACGTATTCGTTAAACCCAGGTGGCTTTAGCAATTCGAATGGAGCCTTTGCGGTAACTCCAAATTCAACATTAAGCTATAGTTTATATACAAGCGGCCAAAATACCGCAAGTGTGATGGAAACAACCTCGGTTGTAATAACGGTATCTGTATTGTCGCAACCACAAGCGGTACCAAGTGTTACGCAATCTAATTGCACGAGTACGCTATCTATTGTGAAACTAAATTTAAGTTTTACTCCTGCTAGCCCACTACCTGCGTATACAATATCTTGGACCCCAATACCTGCAAATGTATCTTTTCCGCAACAAACGTCGGTGACCGCTGTAAGTCCTGGACCTTATAACGCAATCATAACAGCTGCAGGAGGGTGCTCAGCTTCTGTTAATTTCACAATAACTCCTCAGCCGGAACCGGCCTTTTTTACCATAAATGCACCAAGCTTGGGTATTGTTTTAAATTGTTTCAATCCAACATTACCGATAACTGCTGCGCCTTCAACGAATTCTTATACATGGACCAGCTCTACAAGCGCTCCATTAACAGGCTCTATCATAAATGTATCTTCTCAAAATATTGGTATATGGACTGTCAATATGGGTAACGCATCTGGATGTACAGCTTCACAAACATTTGCTATTTCTCAAAATACTAGCACGCCTACTTCCACATTATCCACTAATTTAATGAATATTACCTGCAGCCAAACCATAACTCCGACACTTTCAGTAGTAGTGACACCATCTTTAAACGTGTCTCATTATTTTTATGCGCCGACTACCGGAATCTTCATTGCAAATTCTTATACAGCTATTTATGCACCAGGCGGAACCGGCACTTTTACACATTGTGCAATCGACAATTCAAGTGGTTGCAGTACGTGCAAAACATTTACTGTGGCATCTACATCTAGTTTGCCAACTTATTCTTTAAGTAGCCCGCAAAGCTTCACTCTAGGCTGTGGTACAAAAAGCGTCGCAATGATTAATATTATTAACGGAGCAACGAATCCTGTAGGAGGTCAAATTTCATACACATTGTTGGCACCAGGTTCATCAACCGTAATCGCACCTGGCAATTTAAGTGGTGTTAACACCTATACTGCAGTGTTTCCAGGAACTTGGACGGCGATTGTAAAAGACAATACATCAGGTTGCATCACCAAAACAAACATTTCAATTATTTCCAATACCAACCCTCCAGATATTAGTGTTGTTGTGCCTTCTCAGATTCTTAATTGCAATACCACGTCAGTTACCTTGAAAGCGACAAGTGACTCGCCAAATGCGACTTACAGTTGGGTACCAGGTTTTGTTGCAAGCAACTCGATTAACATTAACGCATATCCTTCATCGATAACACAATCATTAATTAATAACTATACCGTCACTGTTACTGATATTTATAACAACTGCAAAAGTTATTCTGTAATACCTATGTATCAAAATATCTACCCGCCAAAAGCCAAAATAAATACAAATGGAACTCTGGCGATAAACTGTGTTAGCCCAACCGTTGTTTTGTATAACAATAGCTCAACTGGAATCCCGCTGAACACACCATTTACAACAAACAGCTTAATTGTTGGTTACCTTTGGGAAGGTCCTTCACCTCAAATACCTTTGCAGGTCAGTTCAACCTACACCGCTGGAACACCTGGCGTTTACACATTAACAGCTAAAGATCTGAATAACGGCTGTACGTCACAAACTGTTACAACCATCACCGATAATCGCTTTTATCCGGATGTTAGTTCTACCCCAGGCGCCTTTCTTCTGCCATGCCCAGGTATTGTTACAATATTTCCAACCGTGAATGGCCCGTTAACTGGGGTTACCTATAGTTGGACCTCTCCTGCAAATGCAACTACTTCCGCATCAAACGGTCCTAACCTAACAACAAATACCCCGGGAATCTATACGATAGCTGTAACAAATGTTACGTCTGGTTGTGTATCAACCGTTACTATTGCTGTATACGCTTGCGTAGGTATAGATAAGAACAATGAAAAAAATAAAAACATTCGCATCTTCCCCAATCCTAACAATGGTGAATTTACAATCATAACCGAGGATGTACAAAATAATTCCTTTATTGAAATATATAATTCTATCGGTACTCTTGTTCACAAACAAGCAATCCATGCAAATAAAACCCTTTTAAATCGAAGAGAATTATCAAGTGGTATCTACGTAATTTGTGTTGTGGAAAACAATACCGTGATATATACTTCCAAATATGTGAAGGAGTAA
- the rpsA gene encoding 30S ribosomal protein S1, which translates to MADKNLVTGNADFDWNSIGKKQDNYTAEEKEKLDELYSQKLSTITDLQIIEGVVVAKNNREVVVNIGYKSDGVVALSEFRYNPDLKVGDKIEVFIDQAEDLQGQLVLSHKKARAGKSWDRVNEALTNDEIIKGFVKCRTKGGLIVDVFGIEAFLPGSQIDVKPIRDYDVYVGKTMEFKVVKINNEFKNVVVSHKALIEAELESQKRDIISKLEKGQVLEGTVKNITSYGVFIDLGGVDGLIHITDLSWGRINHPEEIVKLDEKIQVVILEFDDDKKRIALGLKQLTPHPWEALNAEVKVGDKIKGKVVVINDYGAFIEIAPGVEGLVHVSEMSWSQHLRSAQEFVKIGDEIEAIILTLDREERKMSLGMKQLTPDPWNMIMEKYSKGSKHSGTVRNFTNFGVFVELEEGVDGLVHISDLSWSKKIKHPSEFCKVGEKMEVVVLEIDGENRRLSLGHKQMEENPWDVFETVFTVDSIHKGTVTSVNDKGALIGLTYGVEGFCPARHLNKVDNTSLKAEETADFKVIEFSKDAKRIVVSHARLHEEVKEEARKTEKASKKADFEDSKKAVKKVKDSQEKTTLGDISALSDLKDKLDGKK; encoded by the coding sequence ATGGCAGATAAAAACCTGGTTACAGGAAATGCAGATTTCGATTGGAACTCAATCGGAAAAAAACAAGACAATTACACGGCTGAAGAAAAAGAAAAGTTGGATGAATTGTACTCTCAAAAATTAAGTACTATTACTGATCTTCAAATTATTGAAGGTGTAGTTGTAGCAAAAAACAACCGTGAAGTTGTTGTAAACATTGGTTATAAATCAGATGGTGTTGTTGCTCTTTCAGAGTTTCGCTATAATCCAGATTTAAAAGTTGGTGACAAAATCGAAGTATTTATCGATCAGGCAGAAGACTTACAAGGTCAATTAGTTCTTTCACACAAAAAAGCACGTGCTGGCAAAAGCTGGGATCGTGTTAACGAAGCTCTTACAAATGATGAGATCATTAAAGGATTCGTTAAATGTCGTACTAAAGGTGGTTTAATCGTTGATGTATTTGGTATTGAAGCTTTCTTACCAGGTTCACAAATTGATGTAAAACCTATTCGTGATTACGATGTGTACGTTGGTAAAACAATGGAATTTAAAGTTGTAAAAATCAACAATGAATTTAAAAACGTAGTAGTTTCTCACAAAGCTTTAATTGAGGCAGAGTTAGAAAGTCAAAAACGTGATATCATTTCTAAATTAGAAAAAGGACAAGTATTAGAAGGAACTGTGAAGAATATCACTTCTTATGGTGTGTTTATTGATTTAGGTGGTGTTGATGGTTTAATTCACATTACAGATTTATCTTGGGGTCGTATTAACCACCCTGAAGAAATCGTGAAATTAGATGAGAAAATTCAAGTAGTAATTCTTGAATTTGATGATGATAAAAAACGTATTGCTTTAGGTTTAAAACAATTAACGCCTCACCCTTGGGAAGCATTGAATGCTGAAGTAAAAGTTGGTGATAAGATTAAAGGTAAAGTTGTTGTAATCAATGATTACGGTGCTTTCATCGAAATCGCTCCAGGTGTTGAAGGTTTAGTTCACGTAAGTGAAATGAGCTGGAGTCAGCATTTACGTAGCGCGCAAGAATTTGTGAAGATTGGCGACGAAATCGAAGCTATCATCTTAACATTAGATCGCGAAGAGCGTAAAATGAGCTTAGGTATGAAACAATTAACTCCTGATCCTTGGAATATGATCATGGAGAAATACTCTAAAGGTTCTAAACACAGCGGTACAGTGCGTAACTTCACTAACTTCGGTGTGTTTGTTGAATTAGAAGAAGGTGTTGATGGTTTAGTTCACATTTCTGATCTTTCATGGAGTAAAAAAATCAAGCATCCAAGTGAATTCTGCAAGGTAGGTGAGAAAATGGAAGTTGTGGTTCTTGAGATTGATGGTGAAAATCGTCGTTTAAGCTTAGGTCACAAACAAATGGAAGAAAATCCTTGGGATGTTTTTGAAACTGTATTTACTGTAGATTCAATTCACAAAGGAACTGTTACATCTGTAAATGATAAAGGTGCTTTAATAGGCTTAACTTATGGTGTTGAAGGATTCTGTCCTGCACGTCACTTAAACAAAGTTGATAACACTTCTTTAAAAGCGGAAGAGACTGCAGATTTCAAAGTAATTGAATTCAGCAAGGATGCTAAGCGTATTGTTGTTTCTCATGCACGTCTTCATGAAGAAGTGAAAGAAGAAGCTCGCAAAACAGAAAAAGCTTCTAAAAAAGCTGATTTTGAGGATAGCAAAAAAGCTGTGAAAAAAGTGAAAGATAGTCAAGAGAAAACCACTTTAGGTGATATCTCTGCCTTATCGGATCTTAAGGATAAATTAGACGGTAAAAAATAA
- a CDS encoding LVIVD repeat-containing protein produces the protein MKTKLLFISIITSLVFSSCMKDKNFKTYTIYRPEYSVKQSVKDNVTLKQAEPLKDLGSFVLYNNTMYINEKNRGIHIIDYTIPTSPINKGFIPIPGNKGLALKNNVLYADCFSDLFVFTIETNQTLHMDNAIKNVFPSRMGSQSYDSDYVNLTWIKKDTTVSVADYNNYMKNCNNCDSYLYTTSNNANSTNNNPMPTGGNSIGSSMAIFAIVNDYLYTVDNYNLNTFSLQNALNPVAANSQQVSWNVETLFPFKDKLFIGSNTGMFIYGLANPASPNYISRFEHVRVCDPVIADDKFAFVTLRSGSQCGGFTNQLDVLNIENIETPTLIKSVPFSNPHGLSKDGNVLFVCDGAAGLKMVNASDINNLQTKQSLPIGNAIDVIAFNQKAIVMLDNAIKIYAYDQQFNLNLLSSINKN, from the coding sequence ATGAAAACAAAATTGCTTTTTATTTCAATTATCACATCTCTTGTTTTTAGTTCCTGTATGAAAGACAAGAACTTCAAAACGTACACCATTTACCGCCCGGAGTATTCTGTGAAACAATCAGTGAAAGATAATGTCACGTTAAAACAAGCTGAACCATTAAAAGATTTAGGAAGTTTTGTTTTATACAACAACACCATGTATATCAATGAAAAGAATAGGGGGATACATATTATTGACTACACTATTCCTACTAGCCCAATAAATAAAGGTTTTATCCCTATTCCTGGCAATAAAGGTTTAGCGCTTAAGAATAATGTTTTATACGCAGATTGTTTCAGTGACTTGTTTGTTTTTACTATTGAAACAAATCAAACGTTGCACATGGATAATGCAATTAAAAATGTGTTCCCTTCTCGCATGGGTTCGCAAAGTTACGACTCAGACTATGTAAATCTAACATGGATTAAGAAGGATACAACAGTAAGTGTGGCAGATTATAACAACTACATGAAGAATTGCAATAATTGTGATTCCTATCTTTATACAACCTCTAACAATGCTAATTCAACGAATAATAATCCTATGCCTACCGGAGGAAACTCCATAGGTAGCAGTATGGCTATATTTGCAATCGTAAACGATTATTTATATACTGTTGATAATTACAATCTGAATACTTTTTCTCTTCAAAACGCGTTAAATCCCGTTGCGGCGAATAGCCAGCAAGTTTCGTGGAATGTGGAAACTTTGTTTCCATTTAAAGATAAATTATTTATTGGATCCAATACCGGAATGTTTATTTATGGTTTGGCCAACCCGGCTAGTCCAAATTATATTAGTCGCTTTGAGCATGTAAGGGTGTGCGATCCAGTTATCGCTGATGACAAGTTTGCGTTTGTTACACTCAGAAGTGGCAGTCAATGCGGCGGCTTTACAAATCAACTCGATGTATTAAATATTGAAAATATTGAAACGCCAACACTCATTAAATCGGTTCCTTTTTCTAATCCGCACGGGTTGAGTAAAGATGGAAATGTGCTTTTTGTTTGCGACGGAGCTGCAGGGCTAAAGATGGTGAATGCAAGTGACATTAATAATCTTCAAACCAAGCAAAGTTTACCTATTGGAAATGCAATAGATGTGATTGCCTTCAATCAAAAAGCGATTGTAATGCTTGACAATGCCATCAAAATTTACGCGTACGATCAACAATTTAATTTGAATTTATTAAGCAGCATTAATAAAAATTAA